The following proteins are encoded in a genomic region of Sesamum indicum cultivar Zhongzhi No. 13 linkage group LG8, S_indicum_v1.0, whole genome shotgun sequence:
- the LOC105167811 gene encoding protein REVEILLE 1 has product MVATAMAVQEHTGSDAPLPTNDNIPFDLGTPTVKGNQLREQFNAGDDFAPKARKPYTITKQRERWTEEEHKKFIEALKLYGRAWRKIEEHVGTKTAVQIRSHAQKFFSKVVRESNTGDTSSVKSIEIPPPRPKRKPSHPYPRKLVPPVKTGIRIPEKPSSSASPNTSEQENQSPTSVLSTIGSDSSVGLDSCMPNSSPSPVSSGLPLNAGMISCSEAPKRLSEDADHEDENSSPDEKIPLELELSSQNTALVKEDPSESAAQSLKLFGKTLLVADPRGPSYLTPETCKAESFDISDGSCSFPLRVVPLKFPKCNYEYESSAFPDRSPVPVYTTDKLSPVDARHPVPFPWLTLCSDASSSTQEVHSPIPIKAQLLCDKKEKLDNDEQKEGSSTSSNTDNFLGASPDGGKNWGINSCHLSLKRKGTEGKSFSSYKLSKRISANSLNCRQGFVPYKRCFAEPESNISKTETAEEREKQRIRFCL; this is encoded by the exons ATGGTTGCTACAGCTATGGCTGTACAG GAACACACTGGATCAGACGCTCCTCTGCCTACAAATGACAACATCCCGTTCGACTTAGGCACACCCACTGTTAAGGGTAACCAGTTGAGAGAGCAGTTCAATGCCGGGGATGACTTTGCTCCAAAG GCAAGGAAGCCATATACAATCACCAAACAACGAGAGAGATGGACTGAAGAAGAGCACAAAAAGTTTATTGAGGCATTGAAACTTTATGGTCGGGCTTGGAGAAAAATTGAAG AGCATGTTGGAACCAAAACTGCAGTGCAAATTCGAAGCCATGCACAGAAGTTTTTCTCCAAG GTTGTGCGTGAATCTAACACTGGCGACACCAGTTCTGTGAAGTCAATTGAAATTCCACCTCCTAGGCCTAAGAGAAAACCGTCACATCCTTATCCTCGCAAGCTTGTTCCTCCAGTCAAAACGGGAATCAGAATACCTGAGAAACCATCAAGTTCTGCATCTCCAAATACTTCAGAACAGGAGAATCAGTCTCCAACATCTGTATTGTCTACAATTGGTTCTGATTCATCTGTCGGGCTGGATTCCTGTATGCCAAATAGCAGCCCGTCCCCAGTCTCTTCCGGTCTTCCTCTCAATGCTGGAATGATTTCTTGTTCTGAAGCGCCTAAACGTCTGTCAGAAGATGCTGATCATGAAGATGAGAATTCAAGTCCGGATGAAAAAATACCTCTG GAATTGGAGCTTTCATCTCAAAACACCGCATTGGTTAAAGAAGATCCAAGTGAATCAGCTGCTCAAAGCTTGAAGCTGTTTGGTAAGACGTTATTAGTTGCGGATCCTCGTGGACCGTCTTATTTGACCCCAGAGACTTGCAAGGCTGAGTCATTTGACATAAGCGACGGATCTTGTTCATTTCCTTTGAGGGTCGTTCCTCTAAAGTTtccaaaatgtaattatgagTACGAATCGAGTGCCTTTCCCGACAGATCTCCTGTGCCAGTCTATACTACCGACAAGTTGAGCCCTGTGGATGCTCGCCATCCAGTTCCATTTCCATGGTTGACACTTTGTAGTGATGCATCAAGTTCGACCCAGGAAGTGCATAGTCCAATTCCGATCAAAGCCCAATTACTGTGTGATAAGAAGGAAAAGTTGGATAACGATGAACAGAAGGAGGGGTCTTCCACTAGCTCTAATACTGACAACTTTCTTGGCGCATCCCCAGATGGAGGAAAGAACTGGGGCATTAATAGCTGTCACCTCTCCCTCAAACGGAAAGGGACGGAAGGAAAATCCTTCTCATCCTACAAATTGAGCAAGAGAATTTCGGCAAACTCTCTAAACTGCAGACAGGGATTTGTGCCGTACAAAAGGTGTTTCGCTGAGCCAGAGTCCAACATCTCCAAGACAGAAACTGccgaagagagagagaagcaaCGCATTCGCTTCTGCTTATAG